One Thioclava electrotropha DNA segment encodes these proteins:
- the metF gene encoding methylenetetrahydrofolate reductase [NAD(P)H], with product MTTPKVSFEFFPPKTLDASFRLWETAQVLAPLKPEFTSVTYGAGGTTRKLTHEAVGTIHKNYGLNVAAHLTCVEATKAETMEIVDAYAEVGVTEIVALRGDPPQGAKHFTPHPEGFASSVELIEALAEDGRFTIRAGAYPEPHPDAADNMADVRWLKRKVEAGATSAITQFFFEPETFFRFRDACEREGIDAKIIPGILPIQSWNGAKKFAQSCGTSIPAWVEEAFEAAIRDGREHLLATALCTELCDKLIEGGVEDLHFYTLNRPGLTRDVCHALGVTPDTVLEKVA from the coding sequence GAAACCGCGCAGGTTCTGGCACCGCTGAAACCCGAGTTCACCTCCGTGACCTACGGGGCGGGTGGCACGACGCGCAAGCTGACCCATGAGGCGGTCGGCACGATCCACAAGAATTACGGCCTCAATGTCGCCGCCCACCTGACCTGCGTGGAAGCGACCAAGGCCGAGACGATGGAGATCGTGGACGCCTATGCCGAGGTTGGCGTCACCGAGATCGTGGCGCTGCGGGGCGATCCGCCGCAGGGCGCCAAGCATTTCACGCCGCATCCCGAGGGCTTCGCCTCTTCGGTCGAGCTGATCGAGGCGCTGGCCGAGGATGGCCGCTTCACGATCCGCGCGGGCGCCTATCCCGAGCCGCATCCCGACGCCGCCGACAATATGGCCGACGTGCGCTGGCTCAAGCGCAAGGTCGAGGCGGGCGCGACCTCGGCGATCACCCAGTTCTTCTTCGAGCCCGAGACCTTCTTCCGCTTCCGCGACGCCTGCGAGCGCGAAGGGATCGACGCGAAGATCATCCCCGGCATCCTGCCGATCCAGTCGTGGAACGGCGCCAAGAAATTCGCGCAAAGCTGCGGCACCTCCATCCCCGCATGGGTCGAGGAAGCCTTCGAGGCCGCGATCCGCGACGGGCGCGAGCATCTTCTGGCGACCGCGCTGTGCACCGAGCTGTGCGACAAGCTGATCGAGGGCGGCGTGGAAGACCTGCATTTCTACACGCTCAACCGCCCCGGCCTGACCCGCGACGTCTGCCACGCGCTGGGTGTGACGCCCGACACGGTGCTGGAGAAAGTGGCCTGA
- a CDS encoding carbon-nitrogen hydrolase family protein, whose translation MTVFRFDGRAPNSHWEDDLMQIAIVQQPPVYMNKTASLERAVELVAEAASQACRLIVFPETWLPGYPTFVWRLPPGAGMKKTDDLFALSQANSIDLSKDELAPIKEAAKEHSMVVVMGHQEVDGAVSGSTLLNSAAIIDADGTLLNNHRKLMPTNPERMVWGFGDGSTLKVVETAVGRVGALICWENYMPLARFALYAQNIDIYCAPTWDSGDTWLATMQHIAREGGCWVLGCATSLEASDVPADLPYRDELFPDDNEWINPGDAVVYKPFGSLHAGPMRKEKGLLVATVDVDAARASRRKFDVSGHYARPDVFTLNVNRAKQSPISFD comes from the coding sequence TTGACCGTCTTCCGTTTTGATGGCCGCGCGCCGAACAGCCATTGGGAGGACGATCTCATGCAAATTGCTATCGTACAGCAACCGCCGGTCTACATGAACAAGACGGCGTCTCTGGAGCGAGCGGTCGAACTGGTCGCCGAGGCGGCTTCTCAGGCGTGCCGACTGATCGTGTTTCCCGAGACATGGTTGCCGGGCTACCCCACTTTCGTCTGGCGGCTCCCGCCGGGGGCAGGGATGAAGAAGACCGACGATCTCTTCGCGCTTTCGCAGGCCAATTCGATCGATCTCAGCAAAGACGAGCTTGCGCCGATAAAGGAAGCGGCAAAAGAGCATTCGATGGTGGTCGTGATGGGCCATCAGGAGGTGGATGGGGCGGTCAGCGGCAGCACGCTTTTAAACAGCGCAGCGATCATCGACGCCGACGGGACCCTTCTGAACAACCATCGAAAGCTGATGCCGACAAACCCCGAGCGTATGGTCTGGGGGTTCGGAGACGGCTCGACCCTCAAGGTCGTTGAGACCGCAGTCGGGCGTGTGGGCGCCCTGATATGCTGGGAAAACTACATGCCGCTGGCGCGGTTCGCGCTCTATGCCCAGAATATCGACATCTATTGTGCACCGACCTGGGACAGCGGCGATACCTGGCTGGCGACAATGCAGCATATCGCGCGCGAAGGCGGATGTTGGGTTCTCGGCTGCGCCACGTCGCTCGAGGCAAGCGACGTGCCCGCGGATCTCCCCTATCGTGACGAGCTTTTCCCTGACGACAACGAGTGGATCAATCCCGGGGATGCGGTGGTCTACAAACCCTTCGGCAGTTTGCACGCGGGCCCGATGAGGAAGGAAAAGGGGCTGCTGGTCGCGACGGTGGACGTGGATGCCGCCAGGGCTTCACGCCGCAAATTCGATGTTAGTGGTCATTACGCCCGGCCGGATGTTTTCACTCTCAACGTCAACCGAGCCAAGCAGTCGCCCATTTCCTTCGACTGA
- a CDS encoding PaaI family thioesterase, with product MPDQYFAEGPDDFLPLEEVLSMSGLDYVRKMVTGDVPSPTVQKLMAYRITEAEEGRVTCRGTPGHPQTNGYGGIHGGWYAMMLDTVMTCSVITGLKKGQTQTTLEFKVNLIRAIKPGTEVIGVGQLDHIGRSTGVARGEIRGAEDGRLYATGTATCFVMTPEV from the coding sequence ATGCCCGACCAATATTTTGCCGAAGGACCCGACGATTTCCTCCCGCTCGAGGAGGTCCTCTCGATGTCGGGGCTAGACTACGTCCGCAAGATGGTCACCGGCGACGTCCCCTCCCCCACCGTGCAGAAGCTGATGGCGTACCGGATCACCGAGGCCGAGGAAGGCCGCGTCACCTGTCGCGGCACGCCGGGGCATCCGCAGACCAACGGCTATGGCGGCATTCATGGCGGCTGGTATGCGATGATGCTCGATACGGTCATGACCTGCTCGGTGATCACCGGACTGAAGAAGGGTCAGACGCAGACGACGCTCGAATTCAAGGTGAACCTGATCCGCGCGATCAAGCCCGGCACCGAGGTGATCGGCGTAGGCCAGCTCGATCATATCGGGCGTTCAACTGGCGTCGCGCGGGGTGAGATCCGGGGCGCCGAGGATGGACGCCTCTACGCGACCGGCACCGCCACCTGTTTCGTCATGACGCCCGAGGTCTGA
- a CDS encoding DUF2235 domain-containing protein has protein sequence MRGLFERVISALRRRSPERAEARAAAGAGRGPVDHVVLLDGTLGSLRPDRLTSIGLIYRFLRRAAPKVSVYYGRGLRWRDWHDMSDVWFGWGVNQQISRAYGWLAMRYRPGDRIFLIGYSRGAFAARSLAGMIGRIGLLRPEHAIERNTRLAWRHYEEETPADILQSFRNSLCHENVEIEMVGAFDTVQALGIRVPFFWIVSEERVRFHDHHLSDHVRHGFQALALDERRSVLEPLVWESDEGASEADPPATRIEQRWFRGAHGDIGGMLGHFGDARPLANIPLVWMLERAESLGLSLPPGWQAEFPRDPNAPSVGTWTGWGKLFWLRAPRVVGRDPSEGLHESVVLPEGSRAIFRPRILRPEIRRLARGSAPASDLGRHDETGGGAGRVEASILGAPDLTPRDAS, from the coding sequence ATGCGCGGTCTCTTCGAGCGTGTGATCTCTGCCCTGCGTCGCCGCAGCCCGGAACGGGCCGAGGCGCGCGCGGCAGCTGGTGCAGGCCGTGGGCCGGTGGATCATGTTGTGCTGCTCGACGGGACGCTCGGCTCGCTGCGGCCCGACCGCCTCACCTCGATTGGGCTGATCTATCGCTTCCTGCGCCGGGCGGCGCCGAAAGTGTCGGTCTATTACGGGCGCGGGCTGCGCTGGCGGGACTGGCACGACATGTCGGATGTCTGGTTCGGCTGGGGCGTGAACCAGCAGATCTCGCGCGCCTATGGCTGGCTCGCGATGCGCTACCGTCCGGGCGACCGGATTTTCCTGATCGGCTATTCTCGGGGCGCCTTCGCGGCGCGCTCGCTGGCGGGGATGATCGGGCGGATCGGCCTCTTGCGCCCGGAACATGCGATCGAGCGGAACACCCGCCTCGCCTGGCGCCATTACGAGGAAGAGACCCCCGCGGACATCCTGCAAAGCTTCCGCAACAGCCTATGCCACGAGAATGTCGAGATCGAGATGGTCGGCGCGTTCGACACGGTGCAGGCGCTGGGCATCCGCGTGCCGTTCTTCTGGATCGTCAGCGAAGAGCGCGTGCGGTTTCACGATCACCACCTGAGCGATCATGTGCGCCATGGGTTTCAGGCGCTCGCGCTCGACGAGCGGCGCTCGGTGCTGGAGCCGTTGGTGTGGGAAAGCGACGAGGGGGCCTCGGAGGCAGATCCTCCCGCGACCCGGATCGAGCAGCGCTGGTTTCGCGGCGCGCATGGCGATATCGGCGGGATGCTGGGCCATTTCGGCGATGCCCGCCCGCTCGCCAATATCCCGCTCGTGTGGATGCTGGAACGCGCCGAGTCGCTGGGGCTGAGTCTGCCGCCCGGCTGGCAGGCGGAGTTTCCGCGCGATCCGAATGCGCCATCCGTCGGCACATGGACCGGCTGGGGCAAGCTGTTCTGGCTGCGTGCGCCGCGTGTCGTCGGTCGCGACCCCTCCGAGGGGCTGCATGAGAGCGTCGTCTTGCCCGAAGGCTCGCGCGCGATTTTCCGACCGCGCATCCTGCGCCCCGAAATCCGCCGCCTCGCGCGCGGCTCCGCGCCGGCCTCAGACCTCGGGCGTCATGACGAAACAGGTGGCGGTGCCGGTCGCGTAGAGGCGTCCATCCTCGGCGCCCCGGATCTCACCCCGCGCGACGCCAGTTGA
- a CDS encoding valine--tRNA ligase, with protein MTMDKTFDAASAEPRIYAKWEEAGAFKAGANASRDETFCVMIPPPNVTGALHVGHAFNNTVQDILVRWHRMRGFDTLWQPGQDHAGIATQLMVEKELAKTSQPKRVELGREKFLEKVWEWKGEYGSTIINQLKRLGSSCDWSRNAFTMSGAPGAPEGNEGNFHDAVIKVFVDMYEKGLIYRGKRLVNWDPHFETAISDLEVENIEVAGHMWHFKYPLAGGETYTYVEKDEDGNVLFTEERDYISIATTRPETMLGDGAVAVHPSDERYAPIVGKLCEIPVGPKEHRRLIPIITDQYPDPEFGSGAVKITGAHDFNDYMVAKRGGIPMYRLMDTKGAMRADGLSYEECAARAMDISKGAEFTEAEIDALNLVPEELRGLDRFEAREAVIRQITDEGLAVTITKTVTDEDGNETETTIPYVEDKPIMQPFGDRSKVVIEPMLTDQWFVDAEKIVGKALDAVRNGDTVIMPEAGEKTYFHWLENIEPWCISRQLWWGHQIPVWYGLDMEAPDFRDDEGDGTIDLVEMGRLLVETKMVHRDDRYHCASDFESVIGWFKAQNAELPTPLNVARIVEVEDRHKAIEVLAASLAQYEMTEDPTQLVYPVWRDADVLDTWFSSGLWPIGTLGWPEDTEEMRKYFPTDVLVTGFDILFFWVARMMMMQLAVMDQVPFHTVYLHQLVRDEKGKKMSKTTGNVIDPLEIIDAYGADALRFTNTAMAAMGGVLKLSEERIKGYRNFGTKIWNATRFAEMNGVFEGPVVTEIPQPTHTVNRWIIGETAKIREQVDEAFAAYRFNDAALGLYGFVWGKVCDWYVEFAKPLFDGEHAEETRATMRWVLDQCYTLLHPIMPFITEELWELTAPQGDRAKMLVHADWPEYKAADLVDEAADREMNWVIELIEAIRSSRTQMGVPVGLKLPMVLAEADDAARAALANNEALIFKLARIESITEAPIPKGAISIPAQGALFGLPLEGVIDIAKEKARLEKALGKMEKEIGGMKGRLNNPKFIANADPEVVVETRENLARAEEEAEKVRQAVARLAEMG; from the coding sequence ATGACGATGGACAAGACTTTCGATGCCGCGAGCGCCGAGCCGCGGATCTACGCGAAATGGGAAGAGGCCGGAGCCTTCAAGGCCGGGGCCAACGCATCGCGCGACGAGACCTTCTGCGTGATGATCCCGCCGCCCAACGTGACGGGCGCGCTGCATGTGGGCCACGCCTTCAACAACACCGTGCAGGATATCCTCGTACGCTGGCACCGGATGCGCGGTTTCGACACGCTCTGGCAGCCGGGTCAGGACCATGCGGGCATCGCGACCCAGCTGATGGTCGAGAAGGAACTGGCCAAGACCAGCCAGCCCAAGCGGGTGGAACTGGGCCGCGAGAAATTCCTCGAGAAGGTCTGGGAATGGAAGGGCGAATACGGCTCGACCATCATCAACCAGCTCAAGCGTCTGGGGTCATCCTGCGACTGGTCGCGCAACGCCTTCACCATGTCGGGTGCGCCCGGTGCGCCGGAAGGCAACGAGGGCAATTTCCATGACGCGGTGATCAAGGTCTTCGTCGACATGTACGAAAAGGGCCTGATCTATCGCGGCAAGCGACTGGTGAACTGGGATCCCCATTTCGAGACCGCGATCTCCGACCTCGAGGTGGAGAATATCGAAGTCGCCGGTCACATGTGGCACTTCAAATACCCGCTCGCGGGCGGCGAGACCTATACCTATGTCGAGAAGGACGAGGACGGGAATGTCCTCTTCACCGAAGAGCGCGACTACATCTCGATCGCGACCACGCGCCCCGAGACGATGCTGGGCGATGGCGCAGTTGCGGTGCACCCGTCCGATGAGCGTTACGCGCCGATCGTGGGCAAGCTCTGCGAAATTCCGGTTGGCCCGAAAGAGCATCGCCGCCTGATCCCGATCATCACCGATCAATATCCCGATCCCGAATTCGGCTCGGGCGCGGTGAAGATCACCGGCGCGCATGACTTCAACGACTACATGGTCGCCAAGCGCGGCGGCATTCCGATGTATCGCCTGATGGACACCAAGGGCGCGATGCGCGCCGACGGGCTGTCCTACGAGGAATGCGCGGCCCGTGCGATGGACATCTCGAAAGGGGCCGAGTTCACCGAGGCCGAGATCGACGCGCTCAACCTCGTGCCCGAGGAACTGCGCGGGCTCGACCGGTTCGAGGCGCGTGAAGCCGTGATCCGTCAGATCACCGACGAGGGCCTCGCGGTGACGATCACGAAGACCGTCACCGACGAAGACGGCAACGAGACCGAAACCACCATTCCTTACGTCGAAGACAAGCCGATCATGCAGCCCTTCGGCGACCGCTCGAAAGTGGTGATCGAGCCGATGCTGACCGATCAGTGGTTCGTCGATGCCGAGAAGATCGTGGGCAAGGCGCTGGATGCGGTGCGCAACGGCGACACGGTGATCATGCCCGAAGCCGGCGAGAAGACCTATTTCCACTGGCTGGAAAACATCGAGCCTTGGTGTATCTCGCGCCAGCTCTGGTGGGGCCACCAGATCCCCGTCTGGTACGGTCTGGACATGGAAGCGCCCGACTTCCGCGATGACGAAGGCGACGGAACGATCGACCTCGTGGAAATGGGCCGCCTGCTCGTCGAGACCAAGATGGTTCATCGCGACGACCGCTACCACTGCGCCTCCGATTTCGAGAGCGTCATCGGCTGGTTCAAGGCACAGAACGCAGAACTGCCGACGCCGCTGAACGTGGCGCGCATCGTCGAGGTCGAAGACCGCCACAAGGCGATCGAAGTGCTCGCCGCGAGCCTCGCGCAATACGAGATGACCGAGGATCCGACGCAGCTCGTCTACCCGGTCTGGCGCGACGCGGATGTGCTCGACACCTGGTTCTCGTCGGGGCTCTGGCCGATCGGCACGCTGGGCTGGCCCGAGGATACCGAGGAGATGCGCAAGTATTTCCCGACCGATGTCCTCGTGACCGGCTTCGACATCCTGTTCTTCTGGGTGGCGCGGATGATGATGATGCAGCTGGCCGTTATGGATCAGGTGCCCTTCCACACCGTCTACCTGCACCAGCTCGTCCGCGACGAGAAGGGCAAGAAGATGTCGAAGACGACGGGCAACGTGATCGACCCGCTCGAGATCATCGACGCTTACGGCGCGGATGCGCTGCGCTTCACCAATACCGCGATGGCGGCGATGGGCGGCGTGCTGAAGCTCTCCGAGGAGCGCATCAAAGGCTACCGGAACTTCGGCACGAAGATCTGGAACGCGACGCGCTTCGCCGAGATGAACGGCGTGTTCGAAGGCCCGGTCGTGACCGAGATTCCGCAGCCCACCCATACGGTGAACCGCTGGATCATCGGCGAGACCGCGAAGATCCGCGAACAGGTGGACGAAGCCTTCGCCGCCTACCGTTTCAACGACGCGGCGCTGGGGCTTTACGGCTTCGTCTGGGGCAAGGTCTGCGACTGGTATGTCGAATTCGCCAAGCCGCTCTTCGACGGCGAGCATGCCGAGGAAACCCGCGCCACGATGCGTTGGGTGCTCGATCAGTGCTACACGCTGCTGCACCCGATCATGCCCTTCATCACCGAGGAGCTGTGGGAGCTGACCGCACCGCAGGGCGATCGCGCGAAGATGCTCGTCCATGCCGATTGGCCGGAGTACAAAGCCGCCGATCTGGTGGACGAGGCCGCCGACCGCGAGATGAACTGGGTGATCGAACTGATCGAGGCGATCCGGTCGTCGCGCACGCAGATGGGCGTGCCGGTGGGGCTGAAACTGCCGATGGTTCTGGCCGAGGCCGATGACGCCGCGCGCGCAGCGCTCGCCAATAACGAGGCGCTGATCTTCAAACTGGCGCGCATCGAGAGCATCACCGAGGCGCCGATCCCGAAAGGGGCGATCTCGATCCCGGCGCAGGGCGCGCTCTTCGGGCTGCCGCTGGAAGGCGTGATCGACATCGCCAAGGAGAAGGCGCGTCTGGAGAAAGCGCTGGGCAAGATGGAGAAGGAAATCGGCGGCATGAAGGGTCGTCTGAACAATCCGAAATTCATCGCCAATGCCGATCCCGAGGTCGTCGTGGAAACCCGCGAGAACCTCGCCCGCGCCGAGGAAGAGGCCGAGAAAGTGCGTCAGGCCGTGGCGCGTCTGGCCGAGATGGGCTGA
- a CDS encoding MFS transporter, whose protein sequence is MSASDTSFSTSLFETLTGDRPGNVKELSESAAEHEPGSFLRHVGSLSMTKLADGLIDPKLVLSWLMQAVGAPAALVSWLVPVREAGSLLPQLFTAPHVRQMPQRKWAWAAGSLIQGLAAAAIVVIALTMQGMAAGLAMLVALGVLAIARSLSSVSYKDVLGKTVDRTRRGTTTGIATSVSAAGVILFAITLMTGVVERMSLVIAAISLAAVLWVAAAALFSTLREEDQPGEDKGSIGLSELSLLWKDADLGKFVIARVLLLPTALAPPYIVLLAAQAGDNRFGALGAMVLASALASLVSSYIWGRLADRSSRKVLIFTGLVAAAFLALAVVLGWSGLMGTIWASPVALFGLMIGYQGVRLGRSTYLVDMSPRDDRAAYTAVSNTTVGMMLLAFGAASSALAMAGPEMVLIVYAGICVVASGVAFTMKEVSE, encoded by the coding sequence ATGAGCGCCAGCGACACCTCTTTCTCCACCTCCCTGTTCGAGACGCTGACAGGGGACCGCCCGGGAAATGTGAAGGAGTTGAGCGAGAGCGCCGCCGAGCACGAACCCGGCAGTTTCCTGCGCCATGTCGGCTCGTTGTCGATGACCAAGCTGGCCGACGGGCTGATCGATCCGAAACTGGTGTTGAGCTGGCTGATGCAGGCGGTGGGCGCGCCCGCCGCGCTGGTCAGCTGGCTGGTGCCGGTGCGCGAGGCGGGCTCTCTGTTGCCGCAGCTGTTCACCGCGCCGCATGTCCGCCAGATGCCGCAGCGCAAATGGGCCTGGGCGGCGGGGAGCTTGATCCAGGGGCTGGCGGCGGCTGCGATCGTGGTGATCGCGCTGACGATGCAGGGGATGGCCGCGGGGCTTGCGATGCTGGTTGCGCTGGGCGTGCTGGCGATTGCGCGCTCGCTGTCCTCGGTGAGCTACAAGGATGTGCTGGGAAAGACCGTGGACCGGACGCGGCGCGGCACGACGACCGGGATCGCGACGAGCGTCTCAGCCGCCGGGGTGATCCTGTTCGCAATCACCCTGATGACTGGGGTGGTGGAGCGGATGAGCCTCGTGATCGCGGCGATCTCGTTGGCCGCCGTGCTCTGGGTCGCGGCGGCGGCGTTGTTCTCGACGCTGCGCGAGGAAGATCAGCCGGGCGAGGACAAGGGCAGCATCGGCCTGTCAGAACTGAGCCTGCTGTGGAAGGACGCCGATCTGGGCAAGTTCGTGATCGCGCGGGTGCTGCTGCTGCCGACCGCGCTCGCGCCGCCCTATATCGTGCTGCTCGCGGCCCAGGCGGGCGATAACCGGTTCGGCGCGCTGGGGGCGATGGTGCTGGCCTCGGCGCTGGCCTCGCTGGTGAGCTCTTATATCTGGGGGCGGCTGGCGGATCGGTCCTCGCGCAAGGTTCTGATCTTCACCGGGCTGGTCGCGGCCGCGTTTCTAGCGCTGGCGGTGGTGCTTGGCTGGTCGGGGCTGATGGGCACGATCTGGGCCTCGCCGGTGGCGCTGTTCGGGCTGATGATCGGCTATCAGGGGGTGCGGCTGGGCCGCTCGACCTACCTCGTGGACATGTCACCCAGGGATGATCGCGCGGCCTATACGGCGGTGTCGAACACGACCGTGGGGATGATGCTGCTGGCCTTCGGGGCGGCAAGTTCGGCGCTCGCGATGGCGGGGCCGGAAATGGTGCTGATCGTCTATGCGGGGATCTGCGTGGTCGCCTCGGGCGTGGCCTTCACGATGAAGGAAGTGTCGGAGTAA